The window GGGTGTTTAATCAAATGAGTTGTAGCGACATTATTCGGACACTTTGTCCAGCTGATGTCTCTAAGGTTAACAACCAGACGAGTATGGGCACCATATATGAGCAACGTGTTCAGTTTCGTTGTTCTGACTGGCGAATGCTACGTTATTGCCTGGATGCCTGCGGAGCATGGCTGATTGCAAGCCCCTCCATGGTCCATATTTTCCATCCCATGCTTGCACCTGAGACGCAGGCAGTTCATCACTTGCAGGCTGAGAATGGCCCATTTATTGAAAAGGCAACCTGGAATTTTAGCGCTATAGATCAGCCTGCCAGTTTGAGGCTGACTGCATGGGATATTGCTTCGCAGACACAGATTTCCGCATTGGCCCGTAAGTGCTCCCTGGGTAGTGGCGCACTTGAGCCCGGAACGGGCCTCAGTGATGAACCCTGGGTTTTGGGGTATGGAACATCACCCTCTATGGAGGAATTGCGGAGTCAGGCCGAAAGCATGCTTTTGAATCTGCAGCTTCAGGGAGTAAAAGGGGAGTTTACCGTACAGGGTTCCTTAAAGTATCAACCAGGAAATACATTAAAGCTCTCGGGCTTTGGTCAACATTTCGACGGCGTTGGGATTATCACAGCAGTTATTCACACAATCACCCCTTCCCGCTGGACTACTACCTTGACACTTGGACCTGGTGGACATGCGCTTACACCAAAACCATTCTTGCAGATGAGTGGTATACATACCGCTGTGGTTTCATCGTATGACAAGAGTGACAAACTCTACCGGATCCGTGTTCATTTAAATGCATTGGGTGATGATCAGAATAAAAATCAGCTCTGGGCGAGATTCGCTATGCCATATGCCACAAAAGGTAGCAGTTTTATCTGCTATCCT of the Enterobacter roggenkampii genome contains:
- a CDS encoding phage baseplate assembly protein V; amino-acid sequence: MKKHVYSAMAPSDRVFLFAGWQELNTLCPIYIRTEQRVNGIPSVSLELSVPGNAQRELSTNKEMELCQVGLPMSIKVYDDELCLQVELFSGVITARSLTIVKGQAILSLVLKHKLVQLDNVVRSRVFNQMSCSDIIRTLCPADVSKVNNQTSMGTIYEQRVQFRCSDWRMLRYCLDACGAWLIASPSMVHIFHPMLAPETQAVHHLQAENGPFIEKATWNFSAIDQPASLRLTAWDIASQTQISALARKCSLGSGALEPGTGLSDEPWVLGYGTSPSMEELRSQAESMLLNLQLQGVKGEFTVQGSLKYQPGNTLKLSGFGQHFDGVGIITAVIHTITPSRWTTTLTLGPGGHALTPKPFLQMSGIHTAVVSSYDKSDKLYRIRVHLNALGDDQNKNQLWARFAMPYATKGSSFICYPEPGDEVAVGFFEDNPDYPVIVGSLHNPKSPPVIEPGKDEGLKGWKTNQLQLQIDTRKQNLMLKAGEESTITLDKSKAIEVNGANGINIYGKQSVTIKGNKIDLSK